The nucleotide window ACACCTCTATACTTCAATTTATATTTAGCGCATAGCTAATATACAACTATTTTTTATTGACAATACAGCTATTTATTTCTTATGTAACACCTATCTTGCAACCCATTATAAACTGGAGTAGCATATGGGAATAATCATTTCTGTAGTCAATAATAAAGGCGGCATTGGAAAAACAACAACAACTTGCAATTTAGCTGACGCACTCGGCAAAAAAAAGAAACGAGTTCTTGTCGTTGATATAGACGCTCAATGTAATACGACCTCCAACTTAATGCCGGACAATATTCATATAAGAAAAAGCCTTCTCGAAATATTAGATCCAACGGAAGACGATATAAATATTTCCGAAACCATATACCCTACCAACTTAAAAAACGTGTCAATATTGCCAAATATAGGTATTACGGGCGGACTTGAACCAGACATGATAATGAATGCGCCTGAAAGCTTTTTCAGGCTCAGAAACAAACTAAGGGATTACGCACTTAATCATTATGACTATTGCATAATAGATAACCCTCCAAATATGGGCAGCTTTGTTATCTGCTCTCTTTATGCTTCAGATTGCGTAATAGTTCCAATTGACTCAGGGTCAGGGGCAAGTGTTGAAGGGCTCTTAAAAGCATTATCGCTTATCGGCTCAGTAAAAAAACAAGGAAATCCAGACCTAAAATTTTTAAGGCTTTTGATAAACAGATATGACGCAAGAACTGCTGTTTCCATAACCATTGCAAACCGTGTTAATGAAACATTCGGAGC belongs to Desulforegula conservatrix Mb1Pa and includes:
- a CDS encoding ParA family protein, producing the protein MGIIISVVNNKGGIGKTTTTCNLADALGKKKKRVLVVDIDAQCNTTSNLMPDNIHIRKSLLEILDPTEDDINISETIYPTNLKNVSILPNIGITGGLEPDMIMNAPESFFRLRNKLRDYALNHYDYCIIDNPPNMGSFVICSLYASDCVIVPIDSGSGASVEGLLKALSLIGSVKKQGNPDLKFLRLLINRYDARTAVSITIANRVNETFGAEQVFKTIIPSKTGFQKSELLKKTIFTVDKSSKGAAAFRNLAAELISIVED